The following proteins are encoded in a genomic region of Paenibacillus sp. FSL R7-0273:
- a CDS encoding TetR/AcrR family transcriptional regulator, with the protein MAVVDRRQLVLQAATKCFSLFGYKATTMDQVAKIANVGKGTIYTFFTNKEQLFDEILRDVITEMKHIAEREIRRDKPFFDNLHRVLDALLEFRSEHELFIKLSQESRDFGTPQAGDGLDKLENVVLEYLEREVEQAVEQGEIKPCDPKIVSIVMFRLYIVLTAELNKVHVPLSKEQIKDYFHLFLTDGLAQ; encoded by the coding sequence GTGGCTGTGGTAGATCGAAGGCAGCTGGTGCTTCAGGCCGCGACGAAGTGTTTTTCATTATTCGGCTATAAGGCAACAACAATGGATCAGGTCGCAAAGATCGCAAATGTCGGAAAGGGTACGATTTATACCTTTTTTACGAATAAGGAGCAGCTGTTTGATGAGATTCTGCGTGATGTCATTACCGAGATGAAGCATATCGCCGAGCGGGAGATCAGACGGGATAAGCCGTTTTTTGATAACCTGCACAGGGTACTGGATGCACTGCTTGAATTTCGAAGCGAACACGAGCTGTTTATCAAGCTTTCCCAGGAAAGTCGCGATTTCGGAACGCCGCAGGCCGGTGACGGGCTCGACAAGCTTGAGAACGTTGTGCTGGAATATTTGGAGCGGGAGGTGGAACAGGCCGTAGAGCAAGGAGAGATCAAGCCGTGTGACCCCAAGATTGTGTCGATAGTAATGTTCAGGCTCTACATTGTGCTGACTGCTGAGCTGAATAAGGTGCATGTGCCTTTAAGCAAGGAGCAGATCAAGGATTATTTCCATCTATTTTTAACGGATGGCCTGGCACAGTAA
- a CDS encoding YhgE/Pip domain-containing protein has translation MKSLSVFFKDLGAALKNPKVLIPMFVVLFIPVLYSGLFLKAFWDPYGKMNELPVAVVNEDNGAEYEGSRLTAGSDLVEELKKTDGFKWDFVTRAEAEAGLDDDTYYMAIIVPEDFSASATTLLEADPQPAKIIYEPNEGYNFLAGQIGGTAVKDIKTKVSAKITEAYTTSVFDKITEIADGLGDAGDGATQIADGAAKLDDGALKLKDNLLVLTEGTGKLVEGVAPLTEGVTALNNGAAALESGSSTLAGGLEQLSAAHKKLQAGVSQTADGSKQLSAGLKQSEAGAKALQTGTQSAVDGTAKLQAGTQSVVDGSAKLAAGLTDASEGSAKLEAGLQASKEGSAKVSAAAKAVSDGLQQLAKSNPQLAASADVQKLLAASAAVAEGTAQLDQSQQQLLAGATSLHSGHGQLVQGANQLQAGTQQLDAGVTQLHEGAQQLNAGSTQLLAGQQQLLAGAAKLETGGGTLSAGMQQFGAKLDEAAAGGAKLADGGKALEAGTSKLLAGAGQLSSGLSSVADGSKQLSDGAGQLKDGLDELKTGSGELASKLGDAATQTSTVNKSDALVAMFAQPVQIEEVKVSAVPNYGTGFAPYFLSLGLFVGALICTLVIPMSSSEVPGASRFNRFISRTLTFSMMSVLQSLMAAMIVLYGLGLEVQNVALFYAFTFITSISFMWMIQAIVTWLDQPGRFVVIVILIFQLTTSAGTFPLELIPGWMKFFNPLLPMTYSVRGFKAAISTGNYGMMWSDAGVLAIYGIVFLALTFTYFMTREQENEITVKGEQVLTV, from the coding sequence ATGAAATCTTTATCCGTCTTTTTTAAGGATCTGGGCGCGGCGCTGAAGAATCCCAAGGTGCTGATTCCCATGTTCGTTGTCCTGTTCATTCCCGTACTCTACAGCGGTTTGTTCCTCAAGGCCTTCTGGGACCCGTACGGTAAAATGAACGAGCTGCCTGTTGCCGTTGTTAATGAGGATAATGGAGCAGAATACGAGGGCTCCCGGCTTACCGCCGGCAGTGATCTGGTAGAGGAGCTCAAAAAAACCGACGGGTTCAAGTGGGATTTTGTAACCCGTGCCGAGGCTGAGGCCGGGCTGGACGATGATACGTATTACATGGCGATTATTGTTCCTGAGGATTTCTCCGCCAGCGCGACGACGCTGCTGGAGGCAGACCCGCAGCCGGCCAAAATCATTTACGAGCCGAATGAAGGCTATAACTTCCTGGCCGGCCAGATCGGCGGAACCGCTGTTAAGGATATCAAGACCAAGGTATCTGCCAAAATTACAGAAGCGTACACGACTTCTGTGTTCGACAAGATTACAGAAATTGCTGACGGCCTCGGGGATGCCGGAGACGGGGCGACCCAAATCGCCGACGGTGCAGCCAAGCTGGATGACGGTGCGCTCAAGCTCAAGGATAATCTGCTTGTACTGACTGAGGGTACCGGCAAGCTGGTAGAGGGAGTAGCACCGCTGACTGAAGGCGTAACAGCCCTTAATAACGGAGCAGCGGCGCTGGAGAGCGGCAGCAGCACCCTGGCAGGCGGACTTGAGCAATTGTCCGCCGCACATAAAAAGCTGCAGGCCGGCGTATCGCAGACAGCGGACGGCAGCAAGCAGCTCAGCGCAGGCCTGAAGCAGTCCGAGGCCGGAGCCAAGGCTCTTCAGACCGGCACGCAGTCGGCAGTCGACGGAACAGCGAAGCTGCAGGCCGGCACGCAGTCCGTAGTGGACGGCAGCGCCAAGCTGGCAGCCGGACTGACGGACGCAAGTGAAGGCAGTGCGAAGCTGGAAGCCGGTCTTCAGGCTTCCAAGGAAGGCAGCGCTAAGGTAAGCGCCGCTGCCAAGGCGGTGTCCGACGGCCTGCAGCAGCTGGCCAAGTCGAACCCGCAGCTTGCTGCAAGCGCAGATGTGCAGAAGCTGCTGGCCGCAAGCGCCGCTGTAGCCGAAGGCACAGCGCAGCTCGATCAGAGCCAGCAGCAGCTGCTGGCTGGCGCAACGTCGCTGCACAGCGGCCACGGGCAGCTGGTGCAGGGCGCGAACCAGCTGCAGGCGGGAACGCAGCAGCTGGACGCGGGGGTTACGCAGCTGCATGAAGGTGCGCAGCAGCTGAATGCAGGCAGCACGCAGCTGCTGGCCGGGCAGCAGCAGCTCCTGGCCGGCGCAGCGAAGCTGGAGACCGGCGGCGGCACGCTGTCCGCCGGGATGCAGCAGTTCGGCGCGAAGCTGGACGAAGCGGCCGCAGGCGGTGCGAAGCTGGCTGACGGCGGCAAGGCGCTGGAGGCGGGCACCTCTAAGCTGCTGGCAGGCGCAGGCCAGCTCAGCAGCGGGCTTAGCTCAGTGGCCGACGGCTCGAAGCAGCTTAGCGATGGTGCGGGCCAGCTGAAGGACGGCCTCGATGAGCTGAAGACCGGCTCCGGCGAGCTGGCCTCCAAGCTTGGGGATGCCGCTACGCAGACCAGCACCGTGAACAAGAGCGATGCGCTGGTAGCCATGTTCGCACAGCCGGTGCAGATTGAAGAAGTAAAGGTCAGCGCAGTGCCGAACTACGGCACAGGATTCGCCCCTTACTTCCTGTCACTCGGACTATTCGTAGGCGCGCTGATCTGTACGCTGGTCATTCCGATGAGCAGCTCCGAGGTTCCCGGCGCAAGCCGGTTCAACCGGTTCATCAGCCGCACGCTGACCTTCTCGATGATGAGTGTGCTCCAGTCGCTGATGGCGGCGATGATAGTACTCTACGGGCTGGGCCTTGAAGTGCAGAATGTAGCCTTGTTCTATGCATTTACCTTTATTACGAGCATCTCGTTTATGTGGATGATTCAGGCGATTGTAACCTGGCTGGATCAGCCTGGGCGGTTTGTAGTCATTGTGATCCTGATCTTCCAGCTGACTACAAGTGCAGGAACCTTCCCGCTGGAGCTGATTCCGGGCTGGATGAAGTTCTTCAATCCGCTGCTTCCGATGACCTACAGCGTCCGCGGATTTAAGGCAGCCATCTCCACAGGCAATTACGGTATGATGTGGAGTGATGCGGGAGTCCTGGCCATTTATGGAATTGTATTCCTGGCACTTACCTTTACCTACTTCATGACCCGTGAACAGGAGAATGAAATTACTGTAAAAGGTGAACAAGTGTTGACTGTATAA